From one Mytilus trossulus isolate FHL-02 chromosome 10, PNRI_Mtr1.1.1.hap1, whole genome shotgun sequence genomic stretch:
- the LOC134686359 gene encoding THAP domain-containing protein 5-like produces MPSCQAFNCTNEKGKCTNNFFVMPDPSKSADKKKLCKQWISNLKNGKLQIENFKFSSSKVVCEDHFTPDSFERNLVKESLDFLPKRKYLRQNAVPTIVNTGMDTRKTQERSTKSTQKRRSAQVKEEIKLFKKKRKAATCSTPSVSSETLTLQNQVCKTSTNRENRGHEGDRLVGEIQHISNKHRVFILFHYFFSGRERDYTVY; encoded by the exons atGCCGTCTTGTCAAGCATTCAATTGTACTAATGAAAAAGGGAAGTGTACAAACAATTTTTTCGTTATGCCTGATCCTTCAAAAAGTGCAGATAAAAAGAAACTTTGTAAACAATGGATCTCGAACTTGAAAAATGGTAAACTGcaaatagaaaattttaaatttagcaGTAGCAAGGTTGTTTGTGAAGACCATTTCACGCCCGATTCATTCGAGAGAAACCTGGTCAAAGAATCTTTGGACTTCTtaccaaaaagaaaatatttgcgTCAAAATGCAGTGCCGACAATTGTCAACACCGGAATGGACACCAGAAAAACACAGGAACGATCGACCAAATCTACACAAAAACGTCGAAGTGCACAG GTCAAAGAAGAGattaagctgtttaaaaagaaaagaaaagcgGCAACATGTTCTACACCATCAGTCAGTTCAGAGACTTTGACCTTACAGAATCAGGTATGCAAAACTAGTACAAATAGAGAAAATAGGGGACACGAGGGGGATAGGTTGGTCGGTGAAATACAACATATATCCAATAAACAtcgtgtatttattttatttcattattttttttcaggtcGAGAAAGAGACTATACTGTCTATTGA